CCAGCGGGACCGGGAAAAAATGGCCAAACGCAAACTGTCCATTCTTCCCTATGTCAAAGGCAAGCGCATAGTCCTCTGCGATGACTCCATCATCCGGGGTACCCAGATCAGGTACAAGGTCATGGATCTCAAGGAAGCGGGTGCCAGGGAGGTTCATGTTCGTGTAGCCTGCCCGCCCCTCATGTATCCCTGCGACTTCGGCATTTCAACCCGTTCCTACGGGGAGCTTCTGGCCAGGTCCTTTCTCAGGGTCGGGGACATCATATCGATTGAGCAGCAGCGGGCCCTGGAAGCCTGGGTCGCGGCACAGGTCGGAGCCGACTCCGTGAAATTCAATACCATTGATGATTTTGTCGCCTCTCTTTTGACGGAGCGGGGGAATCTCTGCCTGGCCTGTTTCGACGGTATCGTACCCTATTCCGCCGATATCTGAAAAGGACGCTCGAATGGCAGGTGCAGGAGCGACAAGGGATCCACGTTGACGCCGACGATCCTGGCGCCCCAGTGCAGATGGGGTCCCGTGACCCGTCCCGTGGCCCCCACGGTTCCGACTGGAGTTTCCTTGCCGATGAATTCCCCTTCCGCGACGGTTATATCCGAAAGATGGCAGTAAAGAGTGAAAAGGTCCATGCCGTGATCGATGATGACGATGTTCCCGGCATAAAACAGGGACCGGGCGAGCAGGACGTTGCCCGCGTTGGCTGCCAGGACCGGCGTTCCCGGGGGAGATCGAAGGTCAACCCCCCGATGGCGCGACTGAACGGTTTCATTGAAGATGCGTCTGACGCCGAAGGGACTGCTCACGGATCCCGCCAGGGGCCTGGAGAAGTTTCCGTCACCAAGCCATTCCGCCGTCCCCCGGGCATAGAGTTCGTCGAGGAGGGCCCGCTCCTCCCGTATTCTCTCCAGTTCTTCCGGCGACGGGGATACGAACCGCGGATCCACGCTGAGCGTCGTTGACGGAAAGACTCCCCCCTCAAGGGACAGCGTAAGGGGTGCCCGAAGCTCGGATCCGTCGTGAAAGGACAGGGAAACCTCGAGGTGGTAATCCCGGGGCTCCAGGTCAAGGTCAAGGGGAAGAAGAACACCGAAGGTCCCCTCTGTTCCAAGGGGGGTAAACCGATGGGCGGTACCGTCGAAACGGGCGACGGCCGACGAGAAGGCCGGAGAAGACAAACGGATCAGAACCGCTTCACCTTGGGTAAAGGAGCGGCAGTGAGAACTGATCGCGACGGGACCCAGGGCCGTTTCGGCCCGAAAGGCAGCGGCCGATGCCGTGCCCGTCGCCAGGACCAGGAGCATGATACCCAGCGCGACCCCGCGTACAATTGTGACAGGAGCCATAGGAGCGACCTTTCTTCCAGGGGGAGCGTGACAATCACACATCCGGGTTCACATACTATCGGCAGGGGGTCCCGGAGCGCAAGAAAAATTATCATCATGGCTGGACAAAGAGCGTCATATCAATTATACACTACACCAATGCCGTTCCTGTCATTTCAGTCGAAGGGAGTGTCCCATGAAGCGTCGTAAAAATTCAGTGATGTATGTTGTTGCCGCCCTGCTGATGCTGGGGTCGGCGGGGTGCGCGCCGCTCGTTATCGGAGGTGCCGCCGTTACGGCAGGAGCCGGTACGTACGTGTACGTCCAGGGTGAGCTCAAAACGGATTATCCGTATCAGTTCGAGCAGGTGTGGAACGCCACAGAGCGAGTTTTTGCGGACATGCGGGGCATCGATGTGATTCCCGAAAAGGAAATCGGCAAGGGACGAATCGAAGGAATCATAGACAGCGAGAAAGTTCGTGTTACGATCACCTACAAGGCCCGGGAGCTGACCAATGTGTCCGTGAGGGTGGGTCTGATCGGCGACAGGACGGCCTCGCAGCGGATCCATGACAAAATCGGGGCCATCCTGCAGTAGGATGCCCTATTCGGCCGAATGCCCGCGTCTTTTTTCTTCAAGACCGTAGTGCTTGATTTTTCGGTGGAGATTGCTTCGTTCCAGCCCGATTGCTTCCGCGGTCTTTGAAATGTTCCAGTCGTATTCAGACAATTTTCTTGCTATGTAAGCTTTCTCGAAGATTTTTTTCGCCTTTTTGAAGGTGTCTGAAAAGGCGGTACCCGTCACTAATTTTGACGGGTCCGTCGACCGGAGCAGGGGGGGTATATCCTCGACGGTGATAAGGTCGGAGCGCGACAGTATCACCAATCGTTCGATGATATTCTTCAATTCCCTTACATTACCGGGCCAGTCGTGGGTCATGAGTACTTCGAGGGCCTTGTCTTCGATACCCTTCAGCGGCTTTCCCTCCTTGAGGGCGAACTCACTCATGAAATGTTCCGCCAGAAGGGGGATATCTTCCTTCCTGTCTCTCAGGGGAGGCACGTGAAGGGGTATGACGTTGAGCCGGTAAAAGAGATCCTGCCTGAAGCGTCCCTCTTCCATTTCTTTTTCCAGCTCCTTGTTGGTTGCCGCAAGGACCCGAACGTCCGTTTCGATAATCTTTGTTCCGCCCACCCGCTGGAATTTTTTTTCCTGGAGAATCCGGAGTATTTTTGCCTGGGCCTTGAGGCTCATGTCGGCGACCTCGTCGAGAAAGAGCGTTCCTTCGTTGGCAATGTCGAACTTTCCTCTTTTCTTTGCCGTGGCTCCCGTAAAAGAGCCTTTTTCATGTCCGAAGAGTTCGCTCTCGATCAGTTCTTCCGGTATAGCGGCGCAGTTAATCTCGACGAACGGTTTTGCCGCCCGGCGGCTGCAGGTGTGTATGGTCCGGGCTACCAGTTCTTTGCCGGTGCCGTTTTCTCCCATGATGAGTATCCAGGCGTTGGTGGGAGCGATGATCTCGATCATTTCCTTCAAATCACGAATAACGGCACTTTCGCCGTGTAGTTCGTAATCCCGGCGGATGCGTTCCTTCAGGAGGCGGTTTTCTTCCGCGAGCCGTCCCTGTTCGATGGCATGGCTGGTGATGAGTACGACCTTTTCCAATGAAAGGGGCTTTTCTATGAAGTCGAAGGCGCCCAGTTTGGTGGCCTTCACTGCCGACTCAACGGTTCCGTGGCCGGAAATAATAACGACGGGAATAGCCGGAAATTTCGATTTGATCTGTTTCAGTGTTTCAATACCGTCGATTCCCGGCAGCCAGATGTCGAGAAGAACCAGGTCGGGGAGTTCCTGCTCCACCAGATCGAGGCACTCCTCGCCGCTTTCCGCCGTAATAACCTCGTATCCCTCGTCCTGGAGGATGCCCTTCAGCGACAGGAGGATGCTTTCTTCGTCATCGACGATCAGTACCGTTCTGTTCATGATTCCAGTCCTCTGCCCGGGGTATTTCGAAAAAAATGACGGTACCCCGGGGTGAATTGTCTTGTATGCCCACAACGCCCCTGTGGTCGCTTATGATGGAGCTGACGATAGTCAGTCCCAGGCCCATGCCGGATTTTTTTGTCGAAAAATAAGGTTCGAAGAGCTTGACTCTATCCTTTGGTTCGATACCCGCGCCATTGTCCCGAACCTCGACGCGCACGTTCCGGTTTTCCGGGTTGATGGACGTGGATATCTCGATCCGGCCCTTTTCCGAATTCGAGGCGAGGGCGGTAACGGCGTTGTCAAGGAGGTTGACCATGACCCGTCTGATTTGCTCCTCGTCGATCATGACCAGAGGCAGTCCCTCCTCCCTGGTATATTCGAAATCAATGGTCTTGTGGGCATCCTGGAAGAGCAGAACGGGCTCGGCTATGGTCTGGTTAATGTCATGGGGGGCGGGATTCGAGATAGGCAGCCGGGCAAATTTTGAAAACTCGTCCACCAGGTTCTTGAGCGTATCTACCTGATTGACGATTGCCTGGGTACACTCGCTGAAGACGGCCTTTTCTTCCCCTTCCATCTTGTTGCCGTATTTTTTCTGAAGCCGTTCCGCAGAAAGCTTGACCGGCGTGAGAGGGTTCTTGATTTCGTGGGCGATCCGCCGGGCAACTTCGCGCCAGGCGGAGATGCGTTCCGCTTTCTGAAGTTGCGAAATGTCCTCGAAAACAACGACCATGCCCATGGAGTGGTTCTGATCGTCCCGAAGGGTTGTGATGGAAATGAGGAGTGTCAGAACGGTGTTTCTCACCACGATCTGTGCCTGTTTTTCCAGAAAATCAGAGTCACGCTCGTCCATCTCTTTCCGTATCCGGGAGATCATGTCCGCGTGTTCGGCGGCGAGTGCCCGGTCGAAGGTGGTATTGAGCGCTCCATCGGCGGTGATATCGAGCATGATTTCGGCGGCCCGGTTGACGGTGGTGATCACACCTTCCCTGTCCAGTGATATGACTCCGGCGGAGACGTTTTTGAGAACCGTTTCCATGTAGTGACGGCGCTCGTCGAGGACGATATTGGCCTTTTTCAACTCGTCACTGCTGTTTTTCAGATCCTCCGTCATTCGATTGAAGGAATCGACCAGCACACCGATTTCGTCGTCGGCGAGAACGTCGATATGATAGTCGAGATTTCCCCGCGATATTTCGTCCGTGGCCTCCGCGAGGTCCTGGATGGGGACGGTGATTCCCTTGGCAAGAAAGAGGCCGAACCAGGTGGCGGAAAAAATGATGAGCAGGGTAACGATGGACAGAGTGATAATGAAGCTCCATTTGATGGGGTTCTTGAGCAGGTTGAATTGTCGATATTCTTCCGATGTTTTCGAGATTTCCGAGAGTTTTCCGGCGAGGTCTCCCGGTACGATGTAGCTCACCGCGGCCACACCGATGACATCGGTGAGTTCGAAGTTGATGTAAAGCGGGACGATTCCGCTTACCAGGTCTCCGATGCCGAGACTCTGGACCAGGGAAAGCTCGTGCCCCCGATACAGGTCGTCCACCATCTGCTCCGTGAGTTTCGGGGGATTGACGTCCGGGTGGGCGGGGTCGCGAAGAATGTATCGTTCCTCGCGATTATCGAAGGTGACTTCCAGGAGGCCCCGTCCAAGGGCTGACTGTCGTTCTTTCAGGAACTGTTCCAGCTGGTCCGCCATGTCCCGTTCATACAGTCTTCCGGCGGTTATTTCGTAGCCGATTCTCTTCGCCAGGTTCAGGGTTTCTTCACCATGCGTCTGGTAATAGGTCTGTCCTATGGACAGGGATGAGTCCAGGGCTGAGCCGATCTTCAGGTTGAACCAGTTGTCGATGCTGTAGGAGAGAAACTGAATGGAAACCAGAAACAAAACGATTGTGGGTATCAGCGAGAGACTGACGAAGGCCGCCACCAGTTTGCTGCGCAACTTGGAACCCAGAACCCCCCGACGCCGTTCGAAGATGAGCTTGACCAGGTTCCTGACGATGAGGAAGACGAGAAGAATGATGAGAATCAGGTTAACGTTGATGAGGCCGAAAATCAGCACCTCGCCCGAAAAGGGCAGGGGGGTGTCGGACCCCACCAGGCGGCTTTCGAGGAACGTGAGCCCCAGGACGAGCAGTATGGTTATGACGATGATAACCCGTTCCCTGCGCCGCCGTTTCAGCTCCTGTCTGTCCTGTAACGTCGTGTTCATGATGGTCCTGTCAGTAGACAAAGTCCTGGCGTGCCCAGTCGGTTTCAAAGTACCACAGGGAGAAGAACAGCATGGTGGTTCTTACGTCCTGCGGCAGCGCCGCTTTGTCGAGTCTCGCCCTGACCCTCACGTAGTAGGGTTGGCCGCGCACCAGCCTGTCCAGTCGGACTATGGGCAGACCGCTCACGTCAGCCATGGCCCGCTGGGCCCTGATCATTTCCAGTTCCGGGAACTGGCGGGGTTCTCCGGGCAGGTATGAATGGGAGAGATAGAACGTTTTCTTGATGCTGTCGTATTTCAGGGAGTGCCGGACCTCTATGGTTGTCTCTTTTCGGTCGTACCGGATGCCCCGGTGCTGATACAGTTCGATGGTAAATATAAAGGTCGTCGTTATGCCGGCGAGAACGGCCTCCTCCATCGCCGACGTAAAGGTGTTGCTTACCCTGAAGTACAGCAGGACCTCGTCTTCAGTGTTGGTGACAAAGAGATCCCTGATGGCGGCATCCCGGGCGCCGGCCTGTCCGGGCGCCATGAGTGACAAGGTCACAACCGCCAGTAGGAGCATGGGGAAAACCTGCCTGATGAGGGGAGCCGGACCGTGTTGGCGAACCATGGGTGCTCTCTTTTGTAAGCGTCATTCCGGTCGGTCATTTGGCGGGCATATCCGTCACGGACTCCGCCGGATAAAAGCCTGTCCGAATTCCTTACGGAATC
This genomic interval from Syntrophales bacterium contains the following:
- a CDS encoding M23 family metallopeptidase, which codes for MAPVTIVRGVALGIMLLVLATGTASAAAFRAETALGPVAISSHCRSFTQGEAVLIRLSSPAFSSAVARFDGTAHRFTPLGTEGTFGVLLPLDLDLEPRDYHLEVSLSFHDGSELRAPLTLSLEGGVFPSTTLSVDPRFVSPSPEELERIREERALLDELYARGTAEWLGDGNFSRPLAGSVSSPFGVRRIFNETVQSRHRGVDLRSPPGTPVLAANAGNVLLARSLFYAGNIVIIDHGMDLFTLYCHLSDITVAEGEFIGKETPVGTVGATGRVTGPHLHWGARIVGVNVDPLSLLHLPFERPFQISAE
- a CDS encoding DUF3568 domain-containing protein — protein: MKRRKNSVMYVVAALLMLGSAGCAPLVIGGAAVTAGAGTYVYVQGELKTDYPYQFEQVWNATERVFADMRGIDVIPEKEIGKGRIEGIIDSEKVRVTITYKARELTNVSVRVGLIGDRTASQRIHDKIGAILQ
- a CDS encoding sigma-54 dependent transcriptional regulator, whose protein sequence is MNRTVLIVDDEESILLSLKGILQDEGYEVITAESGEECLDLVEQELPDLVLLDIWLPGIDGIETLKQIKSKFPAIPVVIISGHGTVESAVKATKLGAFDFIEKPLSLEKVVLITSHAIEQGRLAEENRLLKERIRRDYELHGESAVIRDLKEMIEIIAPTNAWILIMGENGTGKELVARTIHTCSRRAAKPFVEINCAAIPEELIESELFGHEKGSFTGATAKKRGKFDIANEGTLFLDEVADMSLKAQAKILRILQEKKFQRVGGTKIIETDVRVLAATNKELEKEMEEGRFRQDLFYRLNVIPLHVPPLRDRKEDIPLLAEHFMSEFALKEGKPLKGIEDKALEVLMTHDWPGNVRELKNIIERLVILSRSDLITVEDIPPLLRSTDPSKLVTGTAFSDTFKKAKKIFEKAYIARKLSEYDWNISKTAEAIGLERSNLHRKIKHYGLEEKRRGHSAE
- a CDS encoding ATP-binding protein, which gives rise to MNTTLQDRQELKRRRRERVIIVITILLVLGLTFLESRLVGSDTPLPFSGEVLIFGLINVNLILIILLVFLIVRNLVKLIFERRRGVLGSKLRSKLVAAFVSLSLIPTIVLFLVSIQFLSYSIDNWFNLKIGSALDSSLSIGQTYYQTHGEETLNLAKRIGYEITAGRLYERDMADQLEQFLKERQSALGRGLLEVTFDNREERYILRDPAHPDVNPPKLTEQMVDDLYRGHELSLVQSLGIGDLVSGIVPLYINFELTDVIGVAAVSYIVPGDLAGKLSEISKTSEEYRQFNLLKNPIKWSFIITLSIVTLLIIFSATWFGLFLAKGITVPIQDLAEATDEISRGNLDYHIDVLADDEIGVLVDSFNRMTEDLKNSSDELKKANIVLDERRHYMETVLKNVSAGVISLDREGVITTVNRAAEIMLDITADGALNTTFDRALAAEHADMISRIRKEMDERDSDFLEKQAQIVVRNTVLTLLISITTLRDDQNHSMGMVVVFEDISQLQKAERISAWREVARRIAHEIKNPLTPVKLSAERLQKKYGNKMEGEEKAVFSECTQAIVNQVDTLKNLVDEFSKFARLPISNPAPHDINQTIAEPVLLFQDAHKTIDFEYTREEGLPLVMIDEEQIRRVMVNLLDNAVTALASNSEKGRIEISTSINPENRNVRVEVRDNGAGIEPKDRVKLFEPYFSTKKSGMGLGLTIVSSIISDHRGVVGIQDNSPRGTVIFFEIPRAEDWNHEQNGTDRR
- a CDS encoding DUF4390 domain-containing protein codes for the protein MVRQHGPAPLIRQVFPMLLLAVVTLSLMAPGQAGARDAAIRDLFVTNTEDEVLLYFRVSNTFTSAMEEAVLAGITTTFIFTIELYQHRGIRYDRKETTIEVRHSLKYDSIKKTFYLSHSYLPGEPRQFPELEMIRAQRAMADVSGLPIVRLDRLVRGQPYYVRVRARLDKAALPQDVRTTMLFFSLWYFETDWARQDFVY